The following proteins come from a genomic window of Mycobacterium sp. SMC-4:
- a CDS encoding GNAT family N-acetyltransferase, translating into MDAFNDPEIQRWHVRRADSEDEARQWISEWRDGWTAEAQLNWALVDRTSDSLTGRISLKCVDLHDGSAEAAYWMAPAWRGRGLCSQALTTLCQWAFREVGFQRIGLEHSVANLASCRVAEKAGFRVEGIRRSAALHADGWHDMHVHALLAGDTQDRR; encoded by the coding sequence AATGACCCCGAGATCCAACGCTGGCATGTGCGGCGCGCCGATTCTGAGGACGAAGCGCGCCAGTGGATTAGCGAGTGGCGTGACGGGTGGACTGCAGAGGCTCAGTTGAATTGGGCGCTGGTTGACCGCACCAGCGATTCATTGACCGGCCGTATTTCGCTCAAATGCGTGGATTTGCACGATGGTTCAGCTGAAGCGGCGTACTGGATGGCGCCAGCGTGGCGTGGACGAGGACTCTGTTCTCAAGCCCTTACTACTTTGTGTCAGTGGGCATTCCGTGAAGTCGGTTTCCAGCGGATTGGGTTGGAGCATTCGGTCGCCAACCTCGCCTCTTGTCGGGTTGCGGAGAAGGCCGGGTTTCGCGTGGAGGGCATCCGGCGGAGTGCTGCGTTGCACGCTGACGGCTGGCACGACATGCACGTGCATGCGCTTCTGGCCGGTGATACGCAGGACCGCCGGTGA